Genomic segment of Vallitalea longa:
ACTCCTAAATATATTGAGGAATTTCAAGGTATTAGATATGCTAGACTGAATGCTAATGCTGAGCTGCCTGAATCGGGTTCTATATATGGGGACGATGATGTAAGGGTATTTATAAATGATATCAATGTTGATATTGAGAGTGTTATAGAAGAAGATATCGGTACTATGAAAGTTCAAGTCAATAAATACGATCTAACTAGATTAAATAACGAAACAGCTAAAGATGATTTGGATTATTTAGGTGAACCTAAACAAGGGCAAAAAATAAAAGGAACTGTGTACAAGAATGAATGGAAGAGGAAAGAGATAGGGGAATATTATGACTTCATAAATAAAGTCGTAAGAAAACAATATGAATATTATACAGAAAAAACTACTGTCAAGAAAGTTTCACTAGTAACTGATAAAGATGGTAAAGCAGAAATCAAATTGGACCTTCCAGAATTAGAAGATTGTTATTATACTGCTGAACTTAATTCAGTTGATTCCAATGGAAGAAAAATGGAATTCAAATCATATTTTGGAAGACATATAATATCTAATCCTGATAAAGAACCTCATAAATATGATAGATATATGTTGATATCAGATAAAGATAAGTATGATGTTGATGAAGAAATGGATATTAAATTTGTAAATAATGAAGATTTATTAGAAAAAGGGAATTACTTATATGTAACAGCACAAAATGGAATAAAAGAATATGAATTATCCAATTCACCAGAGTATAAGAAAACATTTGATAAGAAGTATGTTCCTAATGTAGATATAATGGGAGTATATTTTAATGGAAAAACTTATATTGAAGCCGAAGATTTTTCTCCAAGATTAAATTATAATATGAATAAAATTAATTTTACCGCTAAAACGGATAAAGAAAATTATAAGCCAGGAGATATATGTAAGGTTTCATTAAAAGCAGAAATGGCTAATGTGGAGAAAAATAAAAATGTACCAGTCAAAGATGTATATGTTAATGTTAGTCTGGTTGATGAGGCATTATTAAAATTAAGTGATAATAATGTTGATACATTAGAAGAATTGTATCAGTGGGTTAATGGAGGCATTGGAAGCACTTATGGTTCACATAACAATACCAGCGCTAATATGGATTTGTATGGAATCAGATTCGGATATGATTTTATGAACAAGAGTTGTGATACAGCGAAATGTGATGTGCAAGAAATGGCTCAGACGGATGATCTTAAATTTGATGAGGCAATTGTAAGATCAACATTTAAGGATACTGCATTATTCAAAACAATGAAACTAGATGAAAATGGAGAGGGAACATTCACATTTAGGCTTCCTGATAATGTTACGTCTTGGCGTATGACTTTTGAAGGTATTTCTGAGACATTGATGGCAGGTTCTGATAAACAAGAATTAATAGTTTCGTTACCATTCTTTATGAATACAAGTCTGAATAAGACTTATTTGACAGGAGATAAACCATATATAGGGGTTAGTGTATATGGAAAAGAACTAAAAGAAGGAGAAAATATTAAATATCAAGTAACAGCAGAAGGAACGGATTATACAGCAACAGCTACAGGAAAAGCATTTGAGAGAGTTAATATTCCATTATGGGATATGAAAGATGAAGGGACTTATAATATTATTGTAAAAGCTATATCAGAATCAGGTTTTACAGATGGTTTGAAACAGACTATAAACGTGGTTAACACTTACCATGAAATGCAGGCTGCAGATTACTATGATTTAGTAAAAGGACTTAAGATAAAAACTACCGATAAAGGAATAACTAATTTAACATTTGTTGATGAGGGAAGAGGAAAATTCATCCCTGACCTATATTCACTCACATACAGTGGTGGAAAAAGGATAGACCAAAAATATATATCTTACGTAGCTAGTAAAGTATTAACTGATAAATTTGAAATGGAAGATATATTGAAAGAAGAAGTTAAGTTGTCCGATTACCAGATAATGGATGGAGGGTATGCTATATTACCATATGCTGACAGTGATCTTGAGACAACAGTAAAATTACTTCCAATTATTAAAGACCACATAAATGTTGAAAAGGTGAAAATGTATTTATACAATGAATTAAAAAATATTGACTGTAGATCAAAAGCTGCCGCTATGTATGGTTTAGCTGTTTTAGATGAACCTGTGTTACTCAATATAGAGAAGTTGGAAAGAGTTAGTAATCTTAGTTTGAGAGATAATCTATATCTAGCACTAGCATATAGTGAATTAGGAGATAATTATAAGGCAGAAAGTATATACAAAGAAAAAATAGCTAAATATGAAGAAAACTTCAAAGAAGTCAAGAGAATCAAATACGGTAGATCTGAAGATAGTTATCTGGAATATACAGCATTGATGATGATGTTAGCGTCAAACATTAATATGCAGGATAAAGAACTCTATTATGAATATGTTTCTGATACTTATTCTAAGGAAATATTGGTTAATAGTGAAATATTAAATTATATCATTAATGAAATAGAGAAAGTCAATAGTACAGAACCACATATAACATATTCATATCAAGGTAAAACTTATGAAGAAGTTATTGAAAAAGGAAGAACTTTCACAGTAGATATTCCTTCAAGCAAACTTGGAGAATTCAAAATAGATAGTGTAAAAGGAGATGCTGCATTAATAGCTGTATATGATAAAGAATTGGTTGAAGCTCAAAAACAAGATGAAGATATAAAAATCAAAAAAGAATTCTTTAATTATTCTACAGGTAAAAAAACTAACACATTCGATCAATCAGATATTGTAAAAGTAGTTTTGGATGTAGATATCGATAAAGATGCTATTGATAGATATTATTCTGTAACTGATTTTGCTCCTTCAGGTTTAGTACCGATTGATAGTTCGAATAACTATGGTCTTAATGATGAACGTTATTATTATAGAGATGTAGAAGGACAAAAAGTTACAATGTACATTAGTAAAAATAGTGAATATGATAATGATTTGTACTACTATGCAAGAGTAATAACTCCTGGTACTTATAAAGCAGATGGAACGATAGTATCAGGAAATAAAGTTAAAGACAGTATTAGAATTTCTGATGCTAGTGAAATAATTATAAAGAAATAGATGTGCGTGTATTAGAACTATCCTACGATATTAATATTTATTTTGTTAGGGACTATCTTATGATAAAGATTATTTATAAGGTAGTCCCTTTCTGTAATGTATTGACGAATTATGTTTATTGTTGTATTGTATAATTGCAATTAATACAAAGTTGAGTTATTAATTTATAGAAGGGAAGGGAGTAAATGAAAGTAGCAATTATTGGTGCAGGAATCGGAGGGACTAAATTACTTAACTTATTCAAGGATATGGATAATGTAGTAATTGGATTGGTAGTCGACAAAAATTATAATGCACCAGGTATAATATTGGCACAAGAACACAATATAAAATATAGTAATAGCATGAATGATATTGATGACAGTATTGACGTTATTATAGAGGCAACAGGAATCAAAGAAATGGCAGATACTATTAAAGATAAATTTAGTGAAAAGCAGATTGTTGACTCTAAGATGGCACAGCTTATGATGAATATAGTAGACAAACAAATATTAATCAGCGATCAACTTAATAACCAGTTAAATGTAATTAATAAAACTACAAAAGTATTAAAAAAAGAGATGGACAAGGTTTCTACTACGACTAAATTCCTTAATGACGTTAGTCATAATCTTATACATTCTTCAAACGAATCAAAACAATACATAAATGAATCAGATGAAATAATTGACTCGGTTAATCACATAACTCAACAAATCAAAATATTAGGGCTTAATGCTAATATAGAAGCTGCAAGAGCAGGTGAACATGGAAGAGGTTTCTCTGTTGTTGCCAATGAAGTGCAGAAGTTATCTGATAATACTAAAATGTTTGCAGACGAAATTTCGGGTTTATTGAAATCATTATCAAAGGAAAACGAAAATATAAATACTCAGATTGAGAAATTGAGCAACCTGACTGAAGAGCAGGATGACATGGCGACTAACGTAAATGAGGTAATTGAGGAATTAGTAACAAAAGTTGCCAGATAGAAAAAATAACCTCTCCTATTATAAGTTCTTTCAAAAAAGGGAATTATCTATATAGTGGATTAACCAATTGATGGTGAAACAAATGTAGAAATAGGAGAGATTTATTTTGGACAAATTACACGTTGGATTTGATGTAGGTTCAACAACAATAAAAATTGTTGTAGTAGATAAAAACTATAAAATAGTCTTTAGTAAATACAGAAGACACTATTCAGATATAAAAGAAAGTGTTAAAGAGTTAGTGCAAGAAATCTATGAAAAATATAGTGATAGTATCATAACAATCAATGTCAGCGGTTCAGCTGGTCTTGCAATATCAGATATACTTCATGTACCTTTTGTGCAAGAAGTTATTTCTTGCAGTACAGCAGTAGAACAA
This window contains:
- a CDS encoding Ig-like domain-containing alpha-2-macroglobulin family protein, with product MKKKIVSLVLMAVLFITLFNSSSFYKGIDVKAEEFRDGYALIPQKVDSTGIDTKTTFLLKTDENKDITIDDVKKDFSIEGDIEFGVNKTDEGYMITLKKELEKNSLYTFKFKDITWTFQTMNSFTLLGSLPRDESVNVPVNTGIEFYFSHEGADVKDYFEISPKVEGKFEAHGDVVVFVPKGGLDYKTIYTVTLKKGVKLKDSDQDLKDDYKFSFETSPKQNDDYERPDGYFNFRNIMNEFGTSETPMIPMNYNIYNDEKMSSPISVSVYAYKSIDDFSDAVSKYDRIPKWCYFAFEDEKIETKELEKVLSFDQVVDKSNSDVNFVELPDKLPSGFYVVDCNWEDINFQTFIQVTDLSFYYMSSGERQIIGYKAENAGNISSNNYGDSKNILWLNDLKTGKQIKDAVVTLHDTDEVYRSNETGIVEIVKNNSNENSNNIYKIKSGNKSAVLMDFTNYGRENMSKYYWKYFQTDRSLYKPDDTVEFWGFLQNRYAEEKIDEVTVSLSQGGWFYWDYLPFAQEMPYEEVVVDTDKGFYNGKIKLPNLDEGSYQLSVKLNGEIISTTYVDVENYIKPAYKIGISKDKEAIFLDEKVNFDINTLFFEGTPVSNLDVRYSINGLGYENGDLTSDKNGIARITYTPKYIEEFQGIRYARLNANAELPESGSIYGDDDVRVFINDINVDIESVIEEDIGTMKVQVNKYDLTRLNNETAKDDLDYLGEPKQGQKIKGTVYKNEWKRKEIGEYYDFINKVVRKQYEYYTEKTTVKKVSLVTDKDGKAEIKLDLPELEDCYYTAELNSVDSNGRKMEFKSYFGRHIISNPDKEPHKYDRYMLISDKDKYDVDEEMDIKFVNNEDLLEKGNYLYVTAQNGIKEYELSNSPEYKKTFDKKYVPNVDIMGVYFNGKTYIEAEDFSPRLNYNMNKINFTAKTDKENYKPGDICKVSLKAEMANVEKNKNVPVKDVYVNVSLVDEALLKLSDNNVDTLEELYQWVNGGIGSTYGSHNNTSANMDLYGIRFGYDFMNKSCDTAKCDVQEMAQTDDLKFDEAIVRSTFKDTALFKTMKLDENGEGTFTFRLPDNVTSWRMTFEGISETLMAGSDKQELIVSLPFFMNTSLNKTYLTGDKPYIGVSVYGKELKEGENIKYQVTAEGTDYTATATGKAFERVNIPLWDMKDEGTYNIIVKAISESGFTDGLKQTINVVNTYHEMQAADYYDLVKGLKIKTTDKGITNLTFVDEGRGKFIPDLYSLTYSGGKRIDQKYISYVASKVLTDKFEMEDILKEEVKLSDYQIMDGGYAILPYADSDLETTVKLLPIIKDHINVEKVKMYLYNELKNIDCRSKAAAMYGLAVLDEPVLLNIEKLERVSNLSLRDNLYLALAYSELGDNYKAESIYKEKIAKYEENFKEVKRIKYGRSEDSYLEYTALMMMLASNINMQDKELYYEYVSDTYSKEILVNSEILNYIINEIEKVNSTEPHITYSYQGKTYEEVIEKGRTFTVDIPSSKLGEFKIDSVKGDAALIAVYDKELVEAQKQDEDIKIKKEFFNYSTGKKTNTFDQSDIVKVVLDVDIDKDAIDRYYSVTDFAPSGLVPIDSSNNYGLNDERYYYRDVEGQKVTMYISKNSEYDNDLYYYARVITPGTYKADGTIVSGNKVKDSIRISDASEIIIKK
- a CDS encoding methyl-accepting chemotaxis protein, whose protein sequence is MKVAIIGAGIGGTKLLNLFKDMDNVVIGLVVDKNYNAPGIILAQEHNIKYSNSMNDIDDSIDVIIEATGIKEMADTIKDKFSEKQIVDSKMAQLMMNIVDKQILISDQLNNQLNVINKTTKVLKKEMDKVSTTTKFLNDVSHNLIHSSNESKQYINESDEIIDSVNHITQQIKILGLNANIEAARAGEHGRGFSVVANEVQKLSDNTKMFADEISGLLKSLSKENENINTQIEKLSNLTEEQDDMATNVNEVIEELVTKVAR